In a single window of the Granulicella sibirica genome:
- a CDS encoding SMP-30/gluconolactonase/LRE family protein, translated as MPIKAAILLLALLPSLALAQTIQPLDPSFSTLIAPQAKLNIMGKGFGFTEGPVWDLAGYLYVSDEEKNTISRLYPDGHREQLLSLGDPDGSTLDAQGRLIDCASVLRGIIRLSPDGKTYDILADHFEGKRFNSPNDVVPGPDGALYFTDPTLDLVAGEKQEIPYQGVYRLAPDGKVTLLTKDLDQPNGLAFTPDGQFLYIDDSARKNIRRYRVHPDGTLSDGILFADENVPGAKGVPDGMKLDLQGNLYVTGPGGIWVWNPAGRHLGTILVPEQPANLAWGGPHNSLLFITAGTSVYTLETKATGFVPYLHKEPKR; from the coding sequence ATGCCAATCAAAGCCGCCATCCTCCTGCTCGCGCTACTCCCCTCCCTCGCACTTGCCCAGACAATCCAGCCCCTGGACCCATCCTTCTCCACCCTGATCGCCCCCCAGGCCAAATTGAACATCATGGGCAAAGGCTTCGGCTTCACCGAAGGCCCCGTCTGGGACCTCGCCGGCTACCTTTACGTCAGCGACGAAGAAAAGAACACCATCTCCCGCCTCTACCCCGACGGCCACCGCGAGCAACTCCTCTCCCTCGGCGACCCCGACGGCAGCACCCTCGACGCGCAAGGCCGCCTCATCGACTGCGCCAGCGTTCTCCGCGGCATCATCCGTCTCTCCCCCGACGGCAAGACCTACGACATCCTCGCCGACCACTTCGAAGGCAAGCGCTTCAACAGCCCCAACGATGTCGTCCCCGGCCCCGACGGAGCCCTCTACTTCACCGACCCCACGCTCGATCTCGTCGCCGGCGAAAAGCAGGAGATCCCCTACCAGGGCGTCTACCGCCTCGCCCCCGACGGCAAAGTAACTCTCCTCACCAAGGACCTCGATCAGCCCAACGGCCTCGCCTTCACCCCCGACGGCCAGTTCCTCTACATCGACGACTCCGCCCGCAAGAACATCCGCCGCTACCGCGTCCACCCCGACGGCACCCTCTCCGACGGCATCCTCTTCGCCGACGAGAACGTCCCCGGCGCCAAAGGCGTCCCCGACGGCATGAAGCTTGATCTCCAGGGAAATCTCTACGTCACCGGCCCCGGCGGCATCTGGGTCTGGAACCCGGCCGGCCGGCACCTCGGCACCATCCTCGTCCCCGAGCAGCCCGCCAACCTCGCCTGGGGCGGCCCACATAACAGCCTCCTCTTCATCACCGCCGGAACATCCGTCTACACCCTCGAAACCAAAGCCACAGGCTTCGTCCCCTACCTTCATAAGGAACCCAAGCGATGA